Within the Vanacampus margaritifer isolate UIUO_Vmar chromosome 8, RoL_Vmar_1.0, whole genome shotgun sequence genome, the region GCTTCCATCCACAACAATGATTCAGTTGGACTCACTTACGCTGGCAAGTGTGGGGGGAGTTGATGGGCAGGTTCGGGTGACGGTGGTATCCTCGACGACAACGCTGGCATCTTTGCCCAAAAGTGTTGTGTCTGCAGTTATCGCAGACCCCGCCGCTCAGGCCGCCGCTGGACAGCCATGCTCGCTGGGAGAAGTGGCAGCTGTCTGCATGGTCGTGACACTCACACTCTGATGCCAGTTTAAGAAATGAGAGAAAGACGAGCCGTGAAAGTCACATAGTTTGCTAGTTCCTGGCTTTCAAgtagggctggacgattattatattgatttttttcaacgACTAAAACTCAACGACTCAAAATTATAATCATTACCCCCATTCacgttgaacactttattcttgaacactATTCTTTTAGTCAAGTATAACCTAACCCTATTAATATCATAtaagcctcttgcattttcattcttcatttgaaaCTTAAGCATTACATAAGCCTTTTTATCATATTTGTTTTATCTTATGTTATTTTTCAAGTCTGTATACTTAGTGAGCTATCCTGGGACCTcagggattgtattttgtgctacttgaattttgaggaaagGAAAATTCTGTGAATCCTTAAActcaaaaaagttaaaataaaaaagtaaaataaaaatcatgtagGCCTATACTAAAACAGTACAGTAATTACGAAACAAATACTGCTGTCACTGCgcgttttggcctcttaggagcagtgtggtgccatgcatccatggtgtacacgtTTGATgagaacaaaaagttgtgattgctttctattaaaataactcgtttttcaatgattgggaagaatttgtgcctttgagtagTGTTATTTTACCCGTGGGCATGTGTTTCAACAGCATTTGTGTcagtgaatattcgttatttgaaggactatTCCCGAAGTTGAttttaacttcctgttagcatttgaatggaatCTGCCATGTTCTatcattagcgctaggctatcgatgttttaaaaaaggaagcatgttttgcatttaaaaacacgCTGTATGTAATTCTCCTTATCGCGTGTTTCGTTTTACAGTCAACCCCAACtggagtgtcattaaacagcttaagtACGCTTAGGGATGGAAGAATCATACTGATTCGTTCGGGCTTGCTACAAGCTACATGGTGCATTTAGGGTCCTTTCACAACGTAGGGAACTTGTAAACGCGCTGCGGCGTTGTGCCTAATAATAGTTTTTTCTTCGATCATTACGTTTAATTGAGAGAAGCCAAGATAAAAATCGCGATAAAATTTCGATTAACGGTCCAAAATTACTTTCAAGTCACCTTCCTGTTAGTTTTCACTCACTCTGGCATTGATTAGCATCACCACTGCTCCCGTTGGCAGGCCTCCAGGGACGGTCGTTGTAGAGCGGTGTACACTTCTCACAGTGGGTACCTGCTGTATGATGAGTACACACGCACCCACCAGACACCTGCAAGGCACATCTGGAACATTTCAGTATTAACTCATCTCAAACATCTACCGTCTACAACAGGGATGAGCAATTTAAATGATGGAGAGGGGcactattttttaattagtactAATACTGGGGGGCCACATAGGACTAACTACTTTAACAGggtgtatgacaaaaatgctgttttaaatatggacaaaatatatgctctaaatatttcattttgtatGTCTAAAAGATCCACTGTTCAGCAACAACGGGTTTGAAGTAAAGTAAGTATTTTCTGGGCTTGGTCATGTGAAGTTGGCAAACTTGAGGCcatatgctgcattcgaggaaggtgggaagtctgAATTTTGTGACGGGCTCATACCAGAAGTGTGCACTTCACCCCTTTGAACTCGAAGATCCGAGTTGCAAGGGGGGCCACAGCTTTACCGATTGGCTTAAATCTGACGCCACTCAACAACGGCAAATCACATGAAGACACAGACCGTAAATTGCAAAACATTATttacacaaaaacatatttctctctttattattacattcattTAGTTATTCAAGATAAGTAATTTCACCTAACTCAACATGATTTGTAGTGAATGCCGAATAAGCAATTTATTGGAATCTAGCGCTTTGAGGTCGAAACGAGACATTAAAATGGGATATGTCAGAATTCCTACCCTCTTAAAATGCAGCATTtaacactgtgatgtcattttctggtacaattggcaaaatggccgccccctgagatggatgaaaatggatggttttgctgcttaattcacattTCACAAGTGCACTATTGATCAAAATACCGTGTTTCGATTACTGGGGccacatagaatatattattgtcaagaaaattttGATGGCTTCCCCTTGTACGGCATGTTTATCCAACAATGCTTTCTGTctttaaggtaaaaaaaacaaacactcacCATGTTACCATGCGTTTGTGTGTCTCGACTGCTGTGGCGTGCCACACAAAGCTCCGCATGTCCGTGGCACAGGCATGTCCCTTGTGCCAGTAAATTATAAATGGCATAAGAGCCTGTCATTGAAGTGGCTGTAGGCTGTGTTTGTTCCATTGAAGGAGGACAAATCTGAGCTTTTAGCAGTTTTATACGCAGACTGGTGAGGGTCAGGCGGACAAGCGCCTCTGGACTGTAAGGGTCCAGTGCGTTTGCATTGCTGGGGTCGAGTATCCGTAATATCACCTTGGAAGAGACAGTGCATGAGCCGGATTCTGACTGCCGATATGCGAAAGACAATCACGACATCTCTTACCTCGCCACCATTGCAGGGTGCTACGCTGCTGTAACGGGATGTACACAAAGAGCCAGGCTCATTAAAATCATCGGGCAAACCAAACTCCATGCTACAGTTGTGTGCAAAGACCTTAAGGACATCCCAGGACTTCCCAAAGTCTGTCGATCGCTCAACGGCCAtggcggcgggccgcggcgaCCGGAACAACAAAaccacatgggacagacagaacTGTGTTTCCAGGTCCAGACGGATCTCGTCGCGCTTCCCCTCCACGCTTGATTCCCACCAGGTGTTTGGATGCAAGAAGGGATCATCGCTCATATGACTAGGTGGGTGGGGACATGGGCTTTGGTCATGGGAGGTGTTCCCACAGCTCCCTGAGAGGGTGATGAGGGCTCTGCCTGTCGCCAGGTTCCTAATGGGCGGACTGCAGGCATGCTCTGCGCATCTGGAAACTGAAGCACAAGGACAGTCAGTGTGGTTTTGCCATGCTTTATGATTAAACATTAGACCAAGGGCACAATAGCTATATTTAACTGTTCAAAAATTCATTGATTCGCCCTAATTCATGTTACACACAATTTCCACCTTTATCCAAATAGACACTCAGGTTACAGTTCATGTAGAGGCAAGGCAGCAGTAACGGCTGCCTTTACCAAACATATAATAGATGAAATGTAAGAGCCTTTTCTTTCAAAACTATTGTCAGAGAAGAAAAAGGCcacaatgtaaaaaacaaaacaaaaaaacttccgaatttatttcattcacaTCAACATACGGTAATTAAAAGAAATCCTGTTGTCTGGACGGGATATTTTCCacattaaatattgttttaaaatgattctTTAAGTAGGCCTGACTAAAAATGCATCGACTTCCAAAAATAATCATGTAATCCAATGTATTTTTTCAGTCGTCATAATGCCATAACTTTATCCCCCTACCACTTAAATTGCAAATATAGTTACCATTAGTAGTACTATACAAAATGCATTATAAATTAACCACCTGTGGCCTGTACATCATCTTCAGCAGTCCAGAATTGACAAATTAAATGCTTCATATTCACGAGATGCTCTTATTGAATGTATTAATTTGTGCAGATCATTACAGTATAGAGTTGAATTTATGGAATAAATTCCAATGTCATTGTGGGCCGGCTAGCTGGCCGTGTGAGGACgaatttctgtttgtttgttttaaagtaaCAGTGTCATTGCTAAATAATACAGTTTAAATATTGCTTGTCAGCAATGCTCATTCTAAAGAACACGGGCAAAGTAGATTGGCATGATAAGAACAGAAAGGCTGAAGTCTGTACTAAAAAGTCTAACATCTACAAGCAGTACAACAAAGAGAAATGCTACGAAATGAAGGGAATAGACATGGGAATTAATATGGAAACGGTATTAGAAATGTAGGTTGTCGTGTTTCTGGTCATGTTCATGGTTAGCAGGGAAAGC harbors:
- the LOC144057016 gene encoding netrin-4, with product MKVVNVKRRASTFRMFGKGEHRLMLQLLGVIWMFAVLARSGAVSRCAEHACSPPIRNLATGRALITLSGSCGNTSHDQSPCPHPPSHMSDDPFLHPNTWWESSVEGKRDEIRLDLETQFCLSHVVLLFRSPRPAAMAVERSTDFGKSWDVLKVFAHNCSMEFGLPDDFNEPGSLCTSRYSSVAPCNGGEVILRILDPSNANALDPYSPEALVRLTLTSLRIKLLKAQICPPSMEQTQPTATSMTGSYAIYNLLAQGTCLCHGHAELCVARHSSRDTQTHGNMVSGGCVCTHHTAGTHCEKCTPLYNDRPWRPANGSSGDANQCQKCECHDHADSCHFSQRAWLSSGGLSGGVCDNCRHNTFGQRCQRCRRGYHRHPNLPINSPHTCQRCWCDPQGSLSPHPGDDETWCHPRSGQCKCKTGVEGTSCTHCMPGYWGFGAEGCKPCACPNSCNPTSGLCQDSHSNNQLLNIPIGGKIPALESQFWDEEAQWPKEQAVSVLHSSGKCSCKEKKLRSVSDLCKIKHDYVMKASVVSAHDKGSHAEVQVKVRKVLRSGLVALSLGTTSIFPVSWTSRGCTCPILNPGMEYLLAGPEDSTTGRLLVTMQSAVVPWAPRLGLLITEGLRTGCP